Below is a window of Uloborus diversus isolate 005 chromosome 3, Udiv.v.3.1, whole genome shotgun sequence DNA.
TTGTGTTATTGATATTGGTTTGTTTCCTGATGCTAAAGAAATGGAGTCTACAAATATTGATGGTATATATTTGTTAGCTGTACAAAGCAGTATTATTCTCTTTAACTTATTTATACTGATATAAAATTACTGATATTTTAAActgcgagaattttttttttttttaatgtaggtgAATGTGGGGTAAAATTAAGTAGCAAAATCTTTACTTTGTTTCTAGCAcaacctatctggtaatattctAACTATTAGTACATGTGGTCTATTATAGTCTGCAAATGTTACCTCCGAAGGTCAcaacatatgataatacaagcaacgTATAGAAACTGATACTCATAtcgtaatattttgttataagtcaaaaaaattatattttttcttgttgttataaaattagaaagttcttgttatattttaaatattaactgagatctactaatatttcgtgaatatttcatcatcaatttatttaatattaagcttttaatattaaatgtttcGTACAATTAGTCAAATGCATGCAAGGCAAAGTTAAATAGCTAATGATGTTTActtgtttaatcatttgttaCTAAAATTACTTACATGTCCCTTTATTACATAGctcatttacattcttttaattaataattgcaattatatattcagttacttattttcttattcattcattattgtatttattcatttgtttaattctctattaatacatttatttatttgtttgttgtttcattatctattcaattattcttttatttactcattcctttgatgaaaaatatttttttttcacattgccacatagaaaaataatacaaaaaagttccccctttttttcttgaatatataaaTTTACTGACTAAAATAgataaatgtttcaatgcaagttttataaaaaataagtaggtattttttatgtactgtacagttcaaaagaaaaaataatttgctaatatcaaaagaaataagttatcttagcaatttcactttgcccttcaCTCCTtacttaaaatttgatttaatccatgaaattattaatgaaattaaaaatgaagtaaTCCATGATAATGCACAGTTGTTTTATTTCTCCCCTTATCATTAAAAAAGTGAGTTGAACTAAGgctagttgaaaaaaaagtgtaaagaaATTAAGCATTACTTAAATAATCCATTcagcaactttttttattttttccaaacagcgaataaaaattttatgcatttcacTTTCATGATATGTTTAAATGAGACTAAAGCATGAGATGCTTTAGCTTTTTTCAcctataatatgtttttttttctactaaaaggTATATGTGTGCTCTTTATTTTGCCTCTTCAATTATAGCttagaaaatttataaatttgttgcatgcattttttacataatttgttgGAATCAAATTGTTATACAACAGATacattcttaaactttttttgcttgttacaTTTTCGATGATTTACATTTAATTATGATTTAGCAtataagtaagattttttttagaacatgaaaacttcatattttttaaccTTCTTCCTacattttgtagaattttttttaatgtaagtatGATGGATATGTAAGACAGTAAAAAATCTTTCAATTCAAAATTggttaaaaagtgtaaaattatttttgagatttaaagctttcttttaaaatttgtgcttGAACTAAATCTAGTTTTTAAGTcacaaatattttgaacaattatagTTTTGTAATTGTAGCATTGTACTATaacataaatttgatttatacaatTTAAAAGGGTATTTtgttatgccttttttttttttttttttactttctatttCACAATCATTCCTTTAGCTCATACAAATATTCATCTTTTGCATAGTTGTTGGCTTATGTTTTGCTATTTATAATGAGTTTTATTGTTATAAAAGATCAGAGAATTAGTTCAATCGTTCAGATTCTTATCAAAACAAAGCTTTAATAAACAGTtggttaaaagtaatttttgtattgaataaaattaaagagTACTTCTTGATAATTGCAGCATTTTTCAaagtaagtttgtttttttttcgctcagattgtcatacatattaaaattattttacttatagaAATGAATCCATTTAATTATTACTGAACAAATTGATAACATTAGTTTTGAGACAAATTGAATGgtgttatttcaattttaggaacTGCTAACATCATTGAAGGATGTATACAACAGAACGTTTCACGTCTGGTATTTGCTAGTACCACTGATATGGTGTGTGGTACTGAACACATATTTTATGGAACTGAAAGTACTACACCCATACCTACTTCTTTTATGATTGGTAAATATGGGGAAACAAAATGCAAAAGTGAAGCTCTGGTGCTAAAAGCTAGTGGAACACTGCTGGCCAATGGTAATAATTTTGTTACAGTTATACTTTGCATATTGTGTCATCTATGTTAATCTTGTTTTTATAGATTAAGATATTTTCATTTACTTACAATGTCTGATTTATACAATTTCAAAGATGTTATTCAATCTCTCTTTCAACtcatttaactgaaaattaagttgcatgataattaaataagaatttaattATCATGCAACTCATCCATATTGTTTAgtcattcttatttaaaaacataatgaaatttgtcattttttaagGGGTTTTTTCGTATAAAATGTGTTGAGCACCAAACCCTTTGCATATGGAAACATTTGAAATGACAGGCCTTTCCCTGATATGTATATTGTAGAGCTAGGATACAGATAtggctagggtttttttttttttttttcatttgaaaatactccttgattattttttagagaaacaaaattcattttgGAAGAATGAAATGCTCAAAAAGAGTGAAGACCATTATTGTATTCAGTAATAAAATTAGGgcacatttttttctaaacattaaatttcatgatAGTGtaatagtgaaaatttttttatataggtAGCTATCGCAATAACATGGTAGAGTGTTTCTTGACATATAACTTATTGTCCCTTGTGTCTCCATTATATCGAAATATGAGATCTCAAATTtcgccgaaattttaagaaaagttaccAAATTTAGTGGGTTACAGTGGGTAATAGAAAACATCTTTCACACAATATGTAGATATATGCAGACATTGGAATCGTATGATTAATTTTTGTCAATTCtttaattttgatgcttttttaaaattttcaacagatTTTAAGATTTTACATCTTGATAAAGAGCAGACGAGAGCAAAtaatttttgtgtcaaaaatatGTGTCAAGATGCTGTTTAGATTGCtacctatttaaacttttttcattttcccactaTTCATGTGGTTTTATGATAAggatgaaatagaagaaaatgagaaaaaagagatgcatgctatttttatttttgaagtttagaTTGATACTGTGTATTtacaaaattaacaaaacattcaagtgcaatattttaaaattacaactcCTTTCTCTCCATTTTACAgaaagatacatttttattttaaacacaaagCATGAAAAATGCTTGACTTAATATTTGAGGAGTATCTatgattttaaattcaaaaaatatgtctttaagtgccttaaaaatttttgtgtacATATCGCCACCTCTTAGCGACAGTAAGATGATCTATTGTTGCTTTGAAGTGAAGATATACACTCCCTTTCCTCCAAAAATTGTCCTGAAGTTGTCATTGCTACTAGTACtaatacaataaattattttttaggtaATAAATTACGTACTGCGGCTGTTCGCCCAACTCCTTTCTTTGGTGAAGAAGACAAGCAGTTCTTTTATCGAGCAATGCAATACACTAAGAAGCATAATGGTTATTATCGCAGAATTAGAAGTTTGGATGAAAGACTGCAAATTTGCTATGTCGGTAATGCAGCATGGGCACATATCAAAGCTAAAGACTGTCTTGCAGTAGATGAATCTATTTCAGGCGAAGCTTTCTTCATAACTGATGATATGGATGTGATTGATATTCATGAACATATGCAACCATACTTAGAATCAAGAGGCTTTACAATTAGCAATTATGTTTTTCCTTACTGGCTTGCCTGGATAATATTGACTTTTACTACCTTGATTGTGtattttatcaacatttttgttaaatttaggCCTGATATACCTTCTGTTGCACAACTGAATTATATGTGTTCTACGTTTTTCTACAATCGTAGCAAAGCTACCCTTCGTCTGGATTATCAACCTATTTACACTCCAGAAGAGGCTAAAGAAAATTCCATGAAATATTACTCCAAAGTTCCACTCTAAGTTGCTTAATATTAATCTTCATCTAACCTCAATATTTTTGAAACCTAAAGGTCAAGCTCTTTACTTAGTATTAGCATTTggcatatatttttaaagataaaatatagGAAAGTTACATATCTTTATGCATCTTAAAGTTATAATAATAAAACTGTTTGCTTTTGATTATGCAGTTAAAATATATGTGTTtatagaatgcttttaaattaCCTAATTaactaatacattaaattttcctaaaataagCATTTGATTCAAAGTTATAATTTAAACTATTCATTTAATTTCTAttacaaattatatttttgttataattgTGAACATCATATAAAATCATCAGCAGTTAGGTAGTCAAAAAGTTGAAAAGCTTAGTATATTTTCTGTAAACCCATTATCAAACCAAATGCCATGATCACATCACTTTCTAAATGCCCATGTATGTGTTATTATTCATTATAAATGTCCATTTGTGTACTGTAAATGACTTCATTATATTTGTATTTgagttaaaaagtttataaattgctGCAGTTATTGAAGCATTTGTGCACttcattttaaaggtttttgcaTGAATTGTATATCCAGTTAAGAAGTTAAGTTAACGTATCTTGTTGAGTAGTTTTTTCACGTTAATACTTTAATAACACTTTAGTATCACTTTAATAACATAGTCTTACTTTCATTTTGATAGATTTTATTTCAGATGTTGAAAATTGTGTGCTTCAATGCTctaatatttaactttaaagtaattttctatGTGCTTTTTGTTTTTTACCAATGATACTTTATTTTGcatgttttctgataaaaaaaatttcagaaattatacATATACTGTcacagcaaattttttttttttttttttaatgatataccttgtgtaatatttcagtttttttggaaatgaaatgTCTTCATTCAAACTCtccatagaaatttttttaaaacaaatttgtacctaaaatatatttcatttgaatatTAATATGATTGATGTTTCAGTTCGTAATCCTGAAATATGTGgcaattttttgagattttgctaattttacaaaatttatgatCAATATTTATTGCATAGATATGTTATGCTATGCATGAACGTTAATAAACATtgacatgtttgaaaaaataaataaagacgcaAACTTGTGAAATAATCGGAGACATGTTTTGTGAGTTTGCatcttttttccattgaaaagcGGGTTTATACTTTTGTTGATGTagtttgttgtttattaattcattctgaatttattgtaaaatgctgttaagcaatattttattgaaataatttgtaaGTTGCCTTGTAACTTTTATAGCTgtaatttaattttgataaataatttcaatgctgttaaaagttttttcaagattttaacaGCAGATGAAATTTTGGCTCAAAATGTAGTTATTATGGGTGCTATAAAATGTTTTAGTCTTGCACTATCACAAAATAACCAAATTCTGTTGTATCATGTGGTTAAACTTATataattttttgtatgtatttctTATTTAGTAGAAGCTTTTCTGTGTGTAAAtcatgagtaaaaatatcaaatgacAACCTTTTTTCGtaatgaatttgtttttcttagAAATTCAAGAGAAACGGTTTAAAATAATTGTCTTTATATTCTGCAGCAATCCAACATAATTTATCTtttataaaaaggatttttttttaattttatttctacttGCAGTATGATCAAGTAACTTTTTcccaaatgaaaattttagacTAAGTTGGGGCAGGGCTTACTTGGTAGCATATGTAATGGTCTGATCAGTtgcttaataaaattttaaatgctgttAAGCTATGATTGCTCCAATTAAAGACACCCATAATAGCACAATGAGTAAACTAGGACCCTTAGGTAAAGGTCAGTTGAACTTATGTCTCAGTTTGAGATACAAACCTTTTTCAAAATGCTGTTTATGTATTTGCATAACATTTGTTTCTTTGCCTGATTTTGTTCTTCATGCTATTTTTAGATATGAAACGTGTAAATTTTACTTTGGTGCCATGTTGTTATGTTTTTGTaataagtttctttttaaataattatcttaATTCTGCTTACAACTGAAGCTTCCTCTCTGTTTATTTTGCTTTCTAATTGTATGAAGTGCCTTTAAAGGAAGCTTTTAAGTGCTTTTGTATGTGCCTTCTATTCTCAGTGGAGTTTTGCTTTGTAGTTTAACTGCAGATATAGTGCCTATGACGTTTTAAGAAgtagtttaaaatagtttttaacttttaagtttaaagcatatcaaattgaaaaatatttctcatatttgatattctattattattttcttcttccaaacaaaatactaataattTGTTTCTGATTTCATGGTTTCTGTATTTAACAGCTTTCTTTGTATTattcacaaatatatatatatatatatatatgtataaatatattttttaccattttttttcatgAGGCTCTGTGGAAAAATTGCATATTATAAAATAACATGCATGTTAATAAAATTGCCTGTTATATCAACCAGGTATCCAAGAGCTTGTTTACATTTGCAAAGAAAACCAGgttattgtttgaatttttgaaacatgatttaaaaaaaaaaaatcttctttcaacTTATTCCTTACTAAATGGAAAGTAGGCTAGTTCAAAGGTGATATGGACCATTGCAAGTTACAATTTATCTTATTGAATTCCCTACTCCCTTCACTCAGTCGGCCATTGCACTTGCTTTGTCAGTGAGCTTATAAATGCTAAAGATGAATATCTGTAAATTATCTTCCAAAATATACTTACAAGAGAGTTTTATgtcaattttatacaaaaattttaaaatctgaatttaattTCTGGCATGTCTATGTTTAAATAACATGTTCTGTATATATGCTTGATAATAGTACTCAAATTGAGAATCGTTTTACTGCTAAGAAAAACCTGAAAAGAAAgctttatatgtatatatatgtattattttgttataaaattaatatctttgagcttaaatatttattaaatgttttaccAATCAAAATGTTAGTTATTACATTTATTACAGTACTATTGTATCACAGTTAGGATGTGTCTAATATCATGTGA
It encodes the following:
- the LOC129219275 gene encoding 3 beta-hydroxysteroid dehydrogenase type 7-like, whose protein sequence is MGNKKEVIVVTGSSGCLGQHVVKLLQERDENVSEIRLFDRKPYQNKLGHSEKIPMKHYVADIRNMDSVLEALSGADCVIHAACVIDIGLFPDAKEMESTNIDGTANIIEGCIQQNVSRLVFASTTDMVCGTEHIFYGTESTTPIPTSFMIGKYGETKCKSEALVLKASGTLLANGNKLRTAAVRPTPFFGEEDKQFFYRAMQYTKKHNGYYRRIRSLDERLQICYVGNAAWAHIKAKDCLAVDESISGEAFFITDDMDVIDIHEHMQPYLESRGFTISNYVFPYWLAWIILTFTTLIVYFINIFVKFRPDIPSVAQLNYMCSTFFYNRSKATLRLDYQPIYTPEEAKENSMKYYSKVPL